Proteins encoded by one window of Fischerella sp. PCC 9605:
- a CDS encoding GFA family protein yields the protein MRSPPQLFQYWGSFRYNQAAAQFNGEQAVSASYIGGCQCGQIRYEIRAEPLTLYLCHCKECQKQSSSAFGMSLTVERDAVVIIQGQPKSWTRKADSGREVTCLFCDNCGTRLFHDRAYNQQTINVKAGTLDDTSWLRPVGNIWTRSAQPWMLISDQMLNYEGQPEDVHPLWEQWTQQHS from the coding sequence TTGCGATCGCCCCCACAACTATTTCAATATTGGGGAAGTTTTCGCTACAATCAAGCAGCAGCGCAATTTAATGGGGAGCAAGCTGTGAGTGCTTCATACATTGGAGGCTGTCAATGTGGACAGATTCGTTATGAAATTCGTGCAGAACCGTTAACCCTCTATCTATGCCATTGCAAGGAATGTCAGAAACAATCATCTAGTGCCTTTGGCATGTCTCTCACAGTCGAACGAGATGCTGTTGTCATAATCCAAGGACAACCCAAATCCTGGACTCGTAAAGCCGATAGTGGACGTGAGGTGACTTGTCTGTTTTGCGACAACTGCGGAACACGATTGTTTCATGACCGAGCTTACAATCAACAGACAATCAACGTCAAAGCTGGAACTTTAGATGATACAAGTTGGTTACGTCCTGTGGGTAATATTTGGACACGTAGCGCCCAGCCCTGGATGTTAATTTCCGATCAGATGCTCAATTATGAGGGACAGCCAGAAGATGTGCATCCATTGTGGGAACAATGGACACAACAGCATTCTTAA
- a CDS encoding DUF2605 domain-containing protein has product MRDSNLPETELLKTVLQPLLEDFQYWFARSRNFLETEQLSFLSSQEQSALLERVKQAQEEVNAATMLFNVTEGQVGIDMATLMPWHQLLSECWKVATHFRTENANPQQQDGI; this is encoded by the coding sequence ATGCGAGACTCGAATTTACCAGAGACTGAGTTGCTAAAAACAGTTTTGCAACCACTACTGGAAGATTTTCAATACTGGTTTGCGCGATCGCGTAATTTTCTGGAAACAGAGCAACTTTCTTTTTTGAGTAGCCAGGAGCAATCTGCCTTGCTAGAACGAGTCAAGCAAGCCCAAGAAGAAGTGAACGCGGCAACAATGCTGTTTAACGTAACGGAAGGACAAGTTGGGATTGATATGGCAACCTTAATGCCTTGGCATCAATTGCTATCAGAATGCTGGAAGGTGGCAACGCACTTCCGTACTGAAAACGCAAATCCGCAGCAGCAAGACGGCATATAA
- the thrB gene encoding homoserine kinase, with the protein MFAVDSVSVTVPATTANLGPGFDCIGAALTLYNEFKFTTHTQEKVTITVTGAEAERVQTDESNMLYQAFVKLYEYLGQAPPPVQIDIKLGVPLARGLGSSATAIVGGLVGANVLAGEPLSQSQVMELAIAMEGHPDNVVPAFVGGCRLAATSNAGWEICEVPWHEEIVPIVAIPDFELSTKEARRVLPKEVSRADAIFNTAHLGLLLRGLETGRGDWLRAALQDKLHQPFRKALIKGYDAVNAAAVAAGAYGMVISGAGPTLLALTDIAHSEAVATAMATAWQSEGISPVVRSLKVDNQGARSFF; encoded by the coding sequence ATGTTTGCTGTTGATTCTGTATCTGTAACTGTTCCTGCTACAACTGCGAATTTAGGCCCGGGGTTTGATTGTATCGGTGCAGCTTTAACGCTGTACAACGAGTTCAAGTTCACAACTCACACTCAGGAAAAGGTGACAATTACCGTCACGGGTGCGGAGGCTGAACGAGTTCAAACTGATGAGAGTAATATGCTCTACCAGGCATTCGTAAAGTTATATGAATACCTGGGGCAAGCTCCGCCACCCGTGCAAATTGATATCAAGCTAGGTGTACCGCTAGCAAGGGGTTTGGGTAGTTCGGCGACGGCAATTGTTGGTGGTTTAGTTGGTGCTAATGTGTTGGCGGGTGAACCTCTGAGTCAGTCGCAGGTGATGGAGTTGGCGATCGCAATGGAAGGACACCCGGATAATGTTGTCCCAGCTTTCGTGGGGGGTTGTCGTCTGGCTGCTACTAGTAATGCAGGTTGGGAAATTTGTGAGGTTCCTTGGCATGAGGAGATAGTACCAATAGTGGCAATTCCTGATTTTGAGCTTTCCACAAAAGAGGCGCGGCGAGTATTGCCAAAAGAAGTGAGTCGCGCAGATGCGATTTTTAATACGGCGCATCTGGGTTTATTGTTGCGTGGTTTGGAGACTGGTAGAGGAGATTGGTTAAGAGCTGCTTTACAAGATAAGTTACATCAGCCTTTTCGGAAAGCATTGATTAAAGGATACGATGCTGTGAATGCAGCTGCTGTTGCTGCTGGTGCTTACGGTATGGTGATTAGTGGTGCGGGCCCAACCCTATTGGCTTTAACGGATATAGCCCATTCTGAAGCTGTGGCGACAGCGATGGCAACAGCTTGGCAATCTGAAGGAATTTCCCCTGTAGTGCGATCGCTTAAAGTTGATAATCAAGGAGCAAGAAGCTTTTTTTAG
- a CDS encoding type II toxin-antitoxin system RelE/ParE family toxin codes for MAYQVEWSPKALEDVEAIAIYIARDSPSYAATVVKKILDTSVNLSKAPFSGRIVPEFGNDQIREHLAYSYRILYRIQGDIVTVAAVIYGKKLLDKFEID; via the coding sequence ATGGCTTATCAAGTAGAATGGTCTCCCAAAGCATTAGAAGATGTAGAAGCAATTGCCATATATATAGCTCGTGACTCGCCTTCCTATGCTGCGACAGTAGTAAAAAAGATACTTGACACAAGTGTCAACTTAAGTAAAGCTCCTTTTTCCGGTCGCATTGTACCAGAGTTCGGCAACGATCAGATCAGAGAACATTTGGCGTACAGCTATCGAATCCTCTATCGCATTCAGGGAGATATTGTCACTGTTGCCGCAGTGATTTATGGAAAGAAACTGTTGGATAAATTTGAAATCGATTGA
- the thrS gene encoding threonine--tRNA ligase: MDQPPMSSSEHPNQPEQPEKKIYLPRTSESEKLKKIRHTTSHVMAMAVQKLFPKAQVTIGPWIENGFYYDFDNPEPFTDKDLKAIKKEMDKIINRKLPVIREEVSRAEAERRIKEINEPYKLEILADIKEEPITIYHLGNEWWDLCAGPHLENTKELNAKAIELESVAGAYWRGDETKAQLQRIYGTAWENPEQLAEYKRRKEEALRRDHRKLGKELGLFIFSDLVGPGLPLWTPKGTLLRSLLEDFLKQEQLKRGYLPVVTPHIARVDLFKTSGHWQKYKEDMFPMMAEDEEAQAQEMGFVLKPMNCPFHIQIYKSELRSYRELPMRLAEFGTVYRYEQSGELGGLTRVRGFTVDDSHLFVTPEQLDSEFLNVVDLILSVFNKLQLKNFKARLSFRDPTSDKYIGSDEVWDKAENAIRRAVEHLGMNFFEGIGEAAFYGPKLDFIFQDALEREWQLGTVQVDYNLPERFDLEYVAEDGSRKRPVMIHRAPFGSLERLIGILIEEYAGDFPLWLAPVQVRLLPVSEVQLDFAKEVAAKMRAQGIRAEVDTSGDRLGKLIRNAEKEKIPVMAVVGAKEVETNSLSIRTRANGELGTIAVGEVLDKIKEAITNFENF; encoded by the coding sequence ATGGATCAGCCGCCAATGTCGTCTTCTGAACACCCTAATCAACCAGAACAACCTGAAAAAAAAATTTATTTGCCGCGTACAAGTGAATCTGAAAAGCTGAAAAAAATCCGCCACACAACATCCCACGTAATGGCGATGGCAGTGCAAAAGCTGTTTCCCAAGGCGCAAGTCACAATCGGCCCGTGGATTGAAAACGGCTTTTACTATGATTTTGATAATCCAGAGCCATTTACCGACAAGGATCTCAAAGCCATCAAGAAAGAGATGGATAAGATTATCAATCGCAAATTGCCTGTTATTCGAGAAGAAGTAAGCCGCGCCGAAGCAGAACGCCGGATTAAGGAGATTAACGAACCTTATAAGTTAGAAATCCTGGCAGATATCAAAGAGGAACCGATTACAATCTACCACCTGGGAAATGAATGGTGGGATTTGTGCGCCGGGCCGCATCTAGAAAACACCAAAGAGTTAAACGCAAAAGCGATTGAATTAGAAAGCGTTGCTGGCGCTTACTGGCGTGGGGATGAAACCAAAGCGCAACTACAACGCATCTACGGTACTGCTTGGGAAAACCCAGAACAACTAGCAGAGTACAAGCGGCGTAAAGAAGAAGCACTGCGACGCGATCACCGTAAACTTGGTAAAGAACTGGGATTGTTTATATTTTCTGACTTAGTGGGGCCGGGATTGCCGCTGTGGACGCCTAAAGGAACTCTCCTACGCAGTCTTTTGGAAGATTTCCTCAAGCAAGAACAACTCAAGCGCGGTTATTTACCAGTGGTAACGCCACATATTGCCAGAGTCGACTTATTCAAGACTTCTGGGCACTGGCAGAAATATAAAGAAGATATGTTCCCAATGATGGCAGAAGATGAAGAAGCCCAAGCCCAAGAAATGGGCTTTGTCCTCAAGCCAATGAATTGCCCTTTCCACATCCAAATATATAAAAGTGAGTTACGCTCCTATAGAGAATTACCGATGCGGTTAGCGGAATTTGGCACTGTCTATCGTTACGAACAATCTGGAGAATTAGGGGGTTTAACGCGGGTGCGCGGTTTCACAGTCGATGATTCGCACCTGTTCGTAACGCCAGAACAGCTAGATAGCGAATTCCTCAATGTCGTGGATTTGATTCTGTCGGTATTCAACAAACTGCAACTGAAGAACTTTAAAGCCAGACTCAGTTTCCGCGATCCAACTAGCGATAAGTACATTGGTTCCGATGAAGTTTGGGATAAAGCCGAAAATGCCATTCGCCGCGCTGTCGAACACTTGGGAATGAATTTCTTTGAAGGTATCGGGGAAGCAGCTTTCTATGGTCCCAAACTCGACTTTATTTTCCAGGATGCCTTAGAACGAGAGTGGCAATTAGGAACAGTGCAGGTGGATTACAACTTGCCAGAAAGATTTGATTTAGAGTATGTCGCCGAAGATGGTTCTCGCAAACGTCCGGTAATGATTCACCGTGCGCCTTTTGGTTCCTTGGAAAGACTTATCGGTATCTTAATCGAAGAGTACGCGGGGGATTTCCCCTTGTGGTTAGCGCCTGTGCAAGTCAGATTACTGCCAGTTAGTGAAGTCCAGTTAGATTTTGCCAAAGAAGTAGCAGCGAAAATGAGAGCCCAAGGGATTCGTGCGGAAGTAGATACCAGTGGCGATCGCCTAGGTAAACTTATTCGCAATGCCGAAAAAGAGAAGATCCCCGTGATGGCTGTGGTAGGAGCCAAAGAAGTTGAAACTAATTCTTTGAGCATCCGCACTCGTGCAAATGGGGAGCTGGGAACTATCGCTGTTGGCGAAGTTTTAGATAAGATAAAGGAAGCAATAACTAACTTCGAGAATTTTTAA
- a CDS encoding DUF1257 domain-containing protein, with translation MSHFSTLRTKITDAEILKQSLRDLGITVKTEADVRGYNGQRVRSDIVAVLEGEYDLGWSRNSDGSFDLIADLWGVAKKHNQTELINSINQKYAVNKTLAEVKQRGLQNANVKLVLQ, from the coding sequence ATGTCTCATTTTAGCACTCTGCGTACCAAAATTACCGATGCCGAAATCCTCAAGCAGTCCTTGCGCGACCTCGGTATCACCGTAAAGACCGAAGCTGATGTTCGTGGTTACAATGGCCAGCGTGTTCGTTCTGACATTGTAGCAGTATTGGAAGGCGAATATGACCTCGGTTGGTCTCGCAACAGTGATGGTTCTTTTGATCTCATCGCAGACCTGTGGGGCGTTGCTAAGAAGCACAATCAGACCGAACTGATCAACTCCATCAACCAGAAGTATGCTGTTAACAAGACCCTGGCTGAAGTAAAACAGCGCGGTTTGCAAAATGCCAACGTTAAGTTGGTATTGCAATAA
- the ycf46 gene encoding stress-responsive protein Ycf46, translating to MKEELNILIQAQYPLIYLVTSEEERAEQAISTIAQSSKPQRRVYVWTVTHGIVEYGQPRNVSQHNTVSPEAAIDWIIRHREPGIFILKDLHPFIDAPATTRSLRDAIASFKGSQKTILLMSPMQQVPIELEKEVVVLDFALPDMGELNKVLTHHLEHNRGRRLTTEAREKLLRAALGLTKDEAEKVYRKAQVTTGRLTEEEVDIVLSEKKQLIRRNGILEYIEEDATIDAVGGLEELKKWLKQRSNAFTERAREYGLPQPKGMLILGVPGCGKSLIAKTTSRLWGLPLLRLDMGRVYDGSMVGRSEANLRNALKTAESISPAILFIDELDKSFAGSTGSSDSDGGTSSRIFGSFLTWMQEKKSPVFVMATANRVERLPGEFLRKGRFDEIFFVDLPTPEERQDIFTIHLSQRRNDISRFDLEQLSKMSEGFSGAEIEQAIVAAMYEAFAQDREFTQLDIIAAIKATLPLSRTMQEQVTALRDWARQRARPAAASVAEYQRMEF from the coding sequence ATGAAAGAAGAGCTCAACATCCTCATTCAAGCTCAATACCCTTTAATCTACCTTGTGACCTCCGAGGAAGAGCGGGCTGAGCAGGCAATTTCTACAATCGCCCAATCGTCAAAGCCGCAAAGGCGAGTATACGTTTGGACAGTAACTCATGGCATCGTAGAGTATGGTCAACCCCGGAATGTAAGCCAGCACAATACGGTTTCACCGGAAGCGGCGATTGATTGGATTATCCGGCACAGAGAACCAGGTATATTTATTCTTAAAGATTTACATCCGTTTATTGATGCGCCTGCGACAACAAGATCTTTACGTGATGCGATCGCTAGCTTCAAAGGCAGCCAAAAGACTATACTTTTGATGTCGCCGATGCAGCAAGTGCCAATCGAACTGGAAAAAGAAGTTGTTGTTCTTGACTTTGCACTTCCAGATATGGGTGAGTTAAATAAAGTTTTGACTCACCATCTAGAGCACAATCGTGGACGAAGGTTGACAACAGAGGCACGAGAAAAACTTCTCAGAGCAGCTTTAGGATTAACTAAAGACGAGGCTGAGAAAGTATACAGAAAAGCGCAAGTAACGACTGGGCGTTTGACGGAAGAAGAAGTAGATATAGTTTTATCAGAGAAAAAACAGCTAATTCGGCGCAATGGTATATTAGAGTACATAGAGGAAGATGCAACCATTGACGCGGTTGGCGGCTTGGAAGAATTGAAGAAATGGTTGAAGCAGCGCTCTAACGCTTTTACAGAAAGAGCACGGGAATATGGTCTACCCCAGCCAAAGGGTATGTTGATATTGGGGGTTCCAGGTTGCGGTAAGTCTTTGATTGCCAAAACCACCTCTCGACTGTGGGGTTTACCACTGCTGCGTTTAGATATGGGACGGGTCTATGATGGCTCGATGGTAGGACGTTCGGAAGCCAATTTGCGGAATGCTTTGAAAACCGCTGAATCTATTTCCCCTGCCATTCTATTTATCGATGAATTAGATAAATCCTTTGCTGGTAGTACGGGTTCTTCTGATTCTGATGGTGGTACTTCTAGCAGGATATTTGGCTCTTTCCTCACCTGGATGCAAGAGAAAAAGTCCCCAGTATTTGTAATGGCAACTGCCAACCGAGTAGAGAGATTGCCAGGGGAATTTTTGAGGAAAGGTCGTTTTGACGAAATTTTCTTTGTGGATCTGCCAACTCCGGAGGAACGACAAGACATTTTTACGATCCACTTGAGTCAGCGCCGTAATGACATCTCTAGGTTTGACCTTGAACAATTATCCAAGATGTCAGAAGGCTTTTCTGGGGCTGAAATTGAACAAGCGATCGTGGCGGCGATGTACGAAGCTTTCGCCCAAGATCGAGAGTTCACCCAGTTAGATATTATTGCTGCGATAAAAGCGACATTGCCGCTGTCTCGTACGATGCAAGAACAAGTAACAGCTTTGAGAGACTGGGCTAGACAGCGTGCGCGACCCGCCGCAGCCTCCGTTGCTGAATATCAGCGAATGGAGTTTTAA
- a CDS encoding amylo-alpha-1,6-glucosidase, whose amino-acid sequence MTPDTLTTPERIFLDGKTFVPAELIPISEWPCVISERPQPTLTVKDDDLFLVTDTLGNISGCSLNDGNPSMGFFCADTRFLSRLELQVDGRSPVLLSSTADKGFSLSVLCTNPKIDDRLQADTVGIRREFVLNGALFEEIEISNYSTSTINFELSISFDADFADLFEVRGFDRQKRGRILRQVEPTLEEGVAVTGDGASPPQLHLSASTDKALTLAYQGLDGFVMESRINFQHRLPDYFKGYTAVWQFELASHEKQKLGYRVSMLTNNKPSSTVSAPVTLGQAKAAETMEEQNWVQQITSIRTDEKGVFNRVIERAEQDMYLLRQSFGKHKTVSAGVPWFSTLFGRDSIITASQTLMLNPQIAKETLILLAQYQGKVEDDWREEEPGKILHELRLGELARCGEVPHTPYYGTVDAAPLWLMLYAEYYAWTHDLETLEQLWSNALAAMDWIDRNMKDTGYLSYYRKSKRGLANQGWKDSGDCIVNRKGDLANGPIALCEVQGYVYAAKIRLAEIARMKKRLDLSDRWLEEARNLKLRFNRDFWMEDQDFCALALDGDGKQVDSISSNPGHCLHLGIFTPEKAYSVAERLRAPDMFNGWGIRTLSSLSPAYNPMGYHIGSVWPHDNSLIAMGLRSLGLVDQALELFEGLFDMTRKQPYHRPPELFCGFERISDDSAPVQYPVACTPQAWATGSIFQLLQMMVNLVPDAPNNCLRIIDPALPESIHRLSLHNLRVGPTILDLEFERSGSTTACRVAKKRGNLRVVIEA is encoded by the coding sequence ATGACACCGGATACACTGACGACACCGGAAAGGATTTTCCTGGACGGAAAAACTTTTGTTCCTGCGGAACTAATACCTATCTCTGAATGGCCTTGCGTTATAAGTGAAAGACCGCAGCCGACACTGACGGTTAAAGATGATGATTTATTTTTAGTTACAGATACTCTAGGTAATATCTCTGGGTGTTCGCTCAACGATGGCAACCCCAGCATGGGCTTTTTTTGCGCCGATACTCGATTTTTGAGTCGATTGGAGTTGCAGGTTGATGGGCGATCGCCTGTTTTATTAAGTAGCACAGCTGACAAGGGCTTTTCACTTTCTGTTTTGTGTACAAATCCGAAAATAGACGATCGCCTCCAAGCTGACACAGTCGGAATTCGCCGAGAATTCGTGCTAAATGGAGCACTATTTGAAGAAATAGAGATATCGAATTATAGCACGAGTACAATCAACTTTGAACTCAGTATCAGCTTCGATGCTGATTTTGCCGATTTATTTGAAGTCCGGGGCTTTGACAGGCAAAAACGAGGCAGAATTTTACGCCAAGTAGAACCGACGCTTGAGGAAGGAGTAGCAGTTACAGGTGACGGCGCTTCGCCTCCACAACTCCACCTCAGCGCATCCACAGACAAAGCCTTAACGCTGGCTTATCAGGGTCTGGATGGTTTCGTCATGGAATCTCGGATCAATTTCCAGCATCGCCTACCAGACTATTTCAAAGGCTACACCGCAGTTTGGCAATTCGAGCTAGCTTCCCACGAAAAGCAAAAGCTGGGCTACCGAGTCAGTATGTTGACAAATAATAAGCCTAGTTCTACCGTTAGCGCTCCTGTTACCTTAGGTCAGGCAAAAGCCGCTGAGACAATGGAGGAGCAAAACTGGGTGCAGCAAATTACCAGCATTCGCACGGACGAAAAAGGTGTTTTCAACCGAGTGATTGAGCGTGCAGAGCAAGACATGTATTTGTTGCGCCAGTCTTTTGGCAAGCACAAAACTGTTTCTGCTGGAGTACCTTGGTTTTCCACACTATTTGGGCGGGATTCAATCATTACAGCTTCCCAAACCTTGATGTTAAATCCCCAAATTGCCAAAGAAACTCTGATTCTCTTAGCTCAATACCAAGGTAAAGTCGAGGATGATTGGCGCGAAGAGGAACCAGGTAAAATACTCCACGAGTTGCGGTTGGGCGAATTGGCTCGGTGTGGAGAAGTTCCCCACACACCTTACTACGGTACAGTGGATGCTGCTCCCCTGTGGCTGATGCTATATGCCGAGTACTATGCATGGACTCACGATTTAGAAACCCTAGAACAACTGTGGTCGAATGCACTAGCGGCTATGGATTGGATAGATCGCAACATGAAAGATACAGGCTATCTCAGCTATTACCGTAAATCAAAGCGCGGTCTTGCTAACCAAGGCTGGAAAGACTCTGGTGATTGTATTGTCAACCGCAAGGGAGACCTTGCTAACGGCCCAATTGCCCTTTGTGAAGTGCAGGGTTACGTTTATGCAGCAAAAATACGGTTAGCAGAAATTGCGAGGATGAAGAAGCGGCTGGATCTGTCAGATCGCTGGCTAGAAGAAGCAAGAAATTTGAAACTGCGTTTCAATAGAGATTTTTGGATGGAAGACCAGGATTTCTGCGCCCTGGCTTTAGATGGAGATGGCAAGCAAGTAGATAGTATTAGCTCAAATCCAGGTCACTGTCTGCATTTAGGCATTTTCACCCCAGAAAAAGCTTACAGCGTGGCAGAGCGGTTGCGTGCACCAGATATGTTTAACGGTTGGGGCATTCGTACCCTGAGTAGTTTGTCGCCAGCTTATAATCCGATGGGGTATCACATTGGTTCTGTGTGGCCCCATGATAATTCTTTGATTGCGATGGGATTGCGATCGCTCGGTTTAGTCGATCAAGCCTTGGAACTTTTTGAAGGTTTATTCGACATGACTAGAAAGCAGCCTTATCATCGTCCTCCAGAACTGTTTTGTGGCTTTGAGCGCATTAGTGATGATAGTGCGCCTGTGCAGTACCCAGTTGCCTGTACCCCCCAAGCTTGGGCTACTGGCAGTATCTTTCAATTGCTGCAAATGATGGTGAATCTAGTACCGGATGCTCCCAACAACTGCTTGCGAATTATCGACCCAGCTTTACCAGAGTCTATTCATCGTCTGTCGCTGCACAACTTGCGAGTTGGCCCTACTATCCTCGATTTAGAATTCGAGCGTTCAGGTAGCACGACAGCTTGTCGCGTCGCCAAGAAACGCGGTAATCTGCGGGTGGTTATCGAAGCCTAA
- a CDS encoding NAD(P)H-quinone oxidoreductase subunit 4 — MIAQIPWLTTIILLPLVAALAIPLIPDKEGKTARWYGLGVALADFALMIYAFWHHYDFQSSAFQLVEKYPWIPQLGLNWSVAVDGLSMPLVLLTGLINTLAIFAAWKVTNKPRLFYGLMLVLYSAQIGVFVAQDLLLFFLMWEIELVPVYLLISIWGGQKRRYAATKFILYTALASIFILIAAFAMAFSGDTVSFDMATLGMKQYPQVLELLVYAGFLIAFGVKLPIFPLHTWLPDAHGEASAPGSMILAGVLLKMGGYVLIRINMEMLPDAHVVFAPVLAVLGIVNIIYGACCAFAQTNLKRRLAYSSIAHMGFVLVGIASYTEIGMSGAVLQMISHGLIAASLFFLSGVTYERTHTLMMDQMGGIAKVMPRTFALFTAGAMASLALPGMSGFVGELMVFLGIATSDVYSSSFKVVVVLLSAVGVILTPIYLLSMLRQVFYGKQSTQLHLDAIVPDVKPRELFITACLLLPIIGIGLYPKLATQTYDVKTVEVAAHARQFLPIVAKQQPSSLYSTIITAPTLANSQAASLVNIAE, encoded by the coding sequence ATGATTGCCCAAATTCCCTGGTTAACAACCATAATTCTCTTGCCTTTGGTGGCAGCCTTAGCCATCCCCCTCATCCCAGATAAAGAAGGAAAAACCGCCCGCTGGTATGGTCTGGGAGTAGCACTAGCAGATTTTGCCTTAATGATTTATGCCTTTTGGCATCACTACGATTTTCAAAGTTCAGCATTCCAACTAGTAGAAAAATATCCCTGGATACCGCAGTTGGGTTTGAACTGGTCTGTAGCAGTCGATGGTTTGTCAATGCCACTGGTACTGCTAACAGGCTTAATTAACACCCTCGCAATCTTCGCGGCTTGGAAAGTGACCAACAAGCCGCGTTTATTTTATGGTTTGATGCTGGTGTTGTACAGCGCCCAGATCGGCGTATTCGTCGCTCAAGATTTACTATTGTTCTTCTTAATGTGGGAAATCGAATTGGTGCCTGTGTACCTGTTGATTTCCATCTGGGGAGGACAAAAGCGCCGTTATGCAGCTACTAAATTCATTCTTTACACCGCCCTTGCTTCAATATTTATCCTAATAGCAGCTTTTGCAATGGCATTCTCCGGAGACACCGTCAGCTTCGATATGGCGACTCTGGGAATGAAGCAATATCCTCAAGTCTTAGAACTTCTCGTTTATGCCGGTTTCTTAATTGCCTTTGGCGTCAAATTGCCGATTTTCCCTCTCCATACTTGGCTACCTGATGCTCACGGCGAAGCTTCTGCACCCGGTTCGATGATTTTGGCTGGTGTGTTGTTGAAAATGGGTGGTTATGTGCTCATCCGCATCAACATGGAAATGTTGCCCGATGCTCATGTTGTCTTTGCCCCAGTCTTAGCAGTTTTGGGTATAGTCAACATTATCTACGGTGCTTGCTGCGCCTTCGCTCAGACTAATCTCAAGCGTCGCTTAGCTTACTCTTCGATTGCGCATATGGGATTTGTGCTGGTTGGTATCGCTTCCTATACAGAAATTGGTATGAGCGGTGCTGTACTGCAAATGATTTCCCACGGTTTGATTGCTGCTAGTTTGTTCTTCCTCTCTGGTGTAACCTACGAGCGCACTCACACTTTGATGATGGATCAAATGGGTGGTATAGCAAAAGTCATGCCCAGAACCTTTGCTCTGTTTACCGCCGGTGCTATGGCTTCTCTGGCATTACCCGGAATGAGTGGCTTTGTAGGGGAGTTGATGGTATTCCTCGGTATCGCTACTAGTGATGTTTACAGTTCCAGTTTCAAAGTTGTGGTTGTGCTGCTCTCTGCTGTGGGTGTGATTTTGACTCCAATTTATCTACTGTCGATGTTGCGCCAAGTATTCTACGGCAAACAGAGTACACAGCTACATCTGGATGCGATCGTACCCGATGTCAAACCCCGCGAATTGTTTATCACTGCTTGCTTGCTCCTTCCCATCATCGGTATCGGCTTGTATCCAAAATTGGCAACACAAACCTATGATGTCAAGACTGTAGAAGTTGCTGCTCATGCTCGCCAGTTTCTACCAATCGTCGCCAAGCAACAACCATCTAGTTTATATTCCACTATTATTACTGCGCCAACATTAGCTAATTCACAAGCTGCAAGTTTGGTTAATATCGCTGAATAA
- a CDS encoding DUF2973 domain-containing protein yields the protein MLHLLYILVFTILAFIAVANLIRNLIMFSFDRDRNYPARYSSMANQGNYPYPASRRSFTPHPELLDSSGNIIKEPLLVMRSINVDDARQQLDALYEASPGNKSESQEES from the coding sequence ATGTTACATCTGCTTTACATTCTTGTTTTTACCATTCTTGCCTTTATAGCTGTTGCCAACTTGATTCGCAATTTAATCATGTTTAGTTTTGACAGAGACCGAAATTATCCGGCAAGGTACTCGTCAATGGCGAATCAAGGTAATTACCCCTATCCTGCATCTAGAAGGTCGTTCACACCCCATCCGGAATTGTTAGATAGCTCGGGCAATATCATTAAAGAACCTTTATTAGTGATGCGTTCGATCAACGTTGATGATGCCCGTCAACAACTCGATGCTCTTTACGAAGCTTCGCCGGGAAATAAAAGCGAAAGCCAGGAGGAAAGCTAA